Proteins encoded by one window of Paenibacillus sp. DCT19:
- the acpP gene encoding acyl carrier protein yields the protein MSDVLERVKRIVVDRLGADEAEVTLEASFKEDLGADSLDVVELVMELEDEFDLEISDEDAEKITTVGEVVNYIQSHT from the coding sequence ATGTCCGATGTATTGGAGCGTGTAAAACGCATCGTCGTCGACCGCTTGGGCGCAGACGAAGCTGAAGTTACACTTGAAGCATCTTTCAAAGAAGATTTGGGTGCTGATTCTTTGGATGTAGTGGAATTGGTCATGGAATTGGAAGATGAATTCGATTTGGAAATCTCTGATGAAGATGCAGAAAAAATCACGACCGTAGGTGAAGTTGTAAACTACATACAATCTCATACCTAA
- the fabG gene encoding 3-oxoacyl-[acyl-carrier-protein] reductase — MSKPLEGKNALVTGASRGIGRSIALALAEAGANVAVNYAGSQAAAEEVAEAIRAKGVKAITVQANVGLMDEAEQMVKATLEEWGNVDILVNNAGITRDNLIMRMKEEEFDQVIETNLKGVFNCLKAVTRPMMKQRSGRIINISSVVGVLGNAGQANYVAAKAGVIGLTKASARELASRGITVNCVAPGFIETDMTKELSQELVDGMLSGIPLSRLGQPDEIAGVVTFLASEASSYMTGQTLHVDGGMYM, encoded by the coding sequence ATGTCTAAACCGTTAGAAGGAAAAAATGCATTGGTTACAGGTGCATCCCGTGGAATTGGGCGCAGTATCGCGCTTGCTCTGGCGGAGGCGGGTGCCAACGTTGCCGTGAACTATGCAGGCAGCCAAGCGGCTGCTGAGGAGGTAGCGGAAGCGATCCGTGCCAAAGGGGTCAAAGCAATTACCGTTCAGGCTAATGTGGGTCTGATGGATGAGGCTGAACAGATGGTCAAAGCCACGCTTGAAGAGTGGGGTAATGTCGATATTCTCGTTAACAATGCGGGAATTACTCGTGATAACCTGATTATGCGTATGAAAGAAGAAGAGTTTGATCAGGTTATTGAGACGAATCTAAAAGGTGTATTTAACTGCCTGAAGGCAGTTACGCGCCCGATGATGAAGCAGCGCTCAGGAAGAATTATTAATATTTCCTCTGTTGTAGGTGTACTTGGTAATGCAGGTCAAGCCAACTATGTTGCTGCTAAAGCAGGCGTGATTGGTTTAACGAAAGCATCTGCTCGTGAACTCGCTTCACGAGGCATCACAGTGAACTGTGTTGCACCAGGTTTCATTGAAACGGATATGACGAAAGAACTGTCCCAGGAATTGGTTGATGGTATGCTAAGTGGTATTCCATTGTCCCGTCTGGGTCAGCCGGATGAAATTGCTGGTGTCGTAACATTCCTGGCATCAGAAGCTTCATCTTATATGACAGGTCAGACACTTCATGTCGATGGTGGCATGTACATGTAA
- the rnc gene encoding ribonuclease III produces the protein MSEDLKQLQHKLQIKFDNRQLLKQAFTHASYVNEHRFSQHQDNERLEFLGDAVLELTVSEYLYHLYPNRPEGELTKLRASIVCEPSLVKFAEALGFGQYVLLGKGEELTGGRTRPALLADVFESFIGALYLDQGLEPVRAFLDQHVFPLIVLGGKLQMSDYKTELQELTQHHNMGSLEYRIVEERGPAHEREFVSEVHMGQERLGRGTGRSKKEAEQQAASAALERLKLPEA, from the coding sequence TTGAGTGAAGATCTGAAGCAATTACAGCACAAACTTCAAATCAAATTTGACAACAGGCAGCTTTTAAAACAAGCGTTTACCCATGCTTCGTATGTAAACGAACACCGGTTCAGTCAACATCAGGATAACGAACGTTTGGAGTTTCTAGGCGATGCGGTATTGGAGTTGACTGTTTCGGAATACTTGTATCATTTGTATCCTAACCGTCCGGAAGGTGAACTAACGAAGCTGCGGGCATCTATTGTCTGTGAACCTTCCCTTGTCAAATTTGCTGAAGCATTGGGTTTTGGACAGTATGTACTTCTTGGAAAAGGTGAGGAACTGACTGGAGGACGGACGCGGCCAGCGCTGCTAGCTGATGTGTTTGAATCCTTCATAGGTGCATTATATCTGGATCAGGGACTGGAACCGGTTAGGGCGTTTCTGGATCAGCATGTATTTCCGTTAATCGTTCTGGGCGGCAAGCTGCAAATGAGCGATTACAAAACGGAGTTGCAGGAACTCACACAGCATCACAACATGGGATCTTTGGAATATCGAATTGTTGAAGAACGGGGTCCTGCCCATGAAAGGGAGTTTGTCTCCGAGGTCCATATGGGTCAAGAACGGCTTGGCAGAGGTACAGGACGTTCCAAAAAAGAAGCTGAACAGCAGGCTGCATCAGCAGCGCTGGAACGATTGAAGCTTCCGGAAGCCTGA
- the fabF gene encoding beta-ketoacyl-ACP synthase II has protein sequence MKQRVVITGMGVMTSLGKDLETFWGSLMAGKSGISQIEAFDVSEYTTQIAAEIKDFNPEEYMDRKDARKMDRFVQFAVAAGFKAVEDSGLKIDENIEAERFGVSIGSGIGGLGTWEDQHNALLQKGPKRVSPFFIPMMISNMASGQMSISLGAKGPNINVVTACATGTHSIGDSFKLIANGDADAMICGGAEATIRPTGLAGFCAMRAMSTRNDDPAHSSRPFDTGRDGFVMGEGAGILILESLEHAQKRGARIYGEVIGYGLTGDAHHMTEPDPDGAARCMKMALRNAGIEPEEVDYINAHGTSTPVGDRSETLAIKKAFGDHAYKLAVSSTKSMTGHMLGAAGGVEAVICGLSLTHQTLAPTINLENQDPECDLDYVPNVPRQTKVNIAMSNSFGFGGHNATIILKKFEA, from the coding sequence TTGAAACAAAGAGTAGTAATTACCGGAATGGGCGTAATGACATCGCTCGGAAAAGATTTAGAGACGTTCTGGGGAAGTTTAATGGCAGGTAAGTCCGGAATCTCTCAGATTGAGGCATTTGATGTAAGTGAATATACTACTCAAATTGCTGCCGAAATCAAGGATTTCAACCCGGAAGAATATATGGATCGTAAGGACGCACGCAAAATGGATCGTTTTGTTCAGTTTGCTGTAGCTGCCGGATTCAAAGCTGTGGAAGACAGCGGCTTGAAAATTGACGAGAACATTGAGGCAGAGCGTTTTGGCGTATCAATCGGATCCGGTATCGGTGGATTGGGTACTTGGGAAGATCAGCATAACGCATTGCTGCAAAAAGGTCCTAAACGTGTTAGCCCTTTCTTCATCCCAATGATGATTTCGAATATGGCTTCTGGTCAAATGTCGATCTCTCTTGGTGCAAAAGGACCGAACATTAACGTAGTAACTGCTTGTGCTACAGGAACACACTCCATTGGAGATTCCTTCAAGTTGATTGCTAACGGTGATGCAGATGCAATGATCTGCGGAGGAGCTGAAGCAACGATCCGCCCAACTGGACTTGCTGGTTTCTGTGCAATGCGTGCGATGTCTACACGTAATGATGATCCAGCTCATTCTAGCCGTCCGTTTGATACGGGACGTGATGGATTCGTTATGGGTGAGGGTGCAGGTATTCTGATTTTGGAATCACTGGAACACGCTCAAAAACGTGGTGCACGTATCTATGGTGAAGTCATTGGTTACGGATTGACTGGGGATGCACATCACATGACAGAACCAGATCCAGATGGAGCAGCTCGTTGTATGAAGATGGCACTTCGCAATGCAGGTATTGAACCTGAAGAAGTGGACTACATCAATGCACACGGAACATCCACACCTGTAGGTGACCGCTCAGAGACGCTGGCAATCAAGAAAGCGTTTGGAGATCATGCGTACAAGTTGGCTGTGAGTTCCACTAAATCGATGACTGGTCATATGCTCGGGGCTGCTGGTGGGGTTGAAGCAGTAATCTGTGGATTGTCTTTGACACATCAGACACTTGCTCCAACGATCAATCTGGAGAACCAAGATCCAGAATGTGACCTTGACTATGTACCAAATGTTCCACGTCAAACGAAGGTTAATATTGCAATGTCCAATTCATTTGGATTCGGCGGTCACAATGCCACCATTATTCTCAAAAAATTTGAAGCATAA